A genomic window from Triticum urartu cultivar G1812 chromosome 7, Tu2.1, whole genome shotgun sequence includes:
- the LOC125523778 gene encoding F-box protein At2g23160-like has product MEEAEKGEILEWNAKPSSMEEAEIFERNTKPRLDDHPQATTAGATSLFNVDLILEILSCLPARSVHRFKCVSVLWRDLIADPANHKKLPQTLAGFLYTSFCSNGYRHHFAGFSGGTASFDPSLPYLYPNKDEGITQVDACNGLLLYRRYNSSRHDYHFVVCNPATGRWVEVPPQPQKPEPMNRLNHTAGLAFDPAVSSHFYVLCFERTFPKTLIAGVNIYSSRTGAWIHRDSGIVEKATLFRSKCVFVGGMLYIMGNVVDTNGEYVLVGVDMEGKVWKTICVPYGSKFGTIGLSQGCLHYAIASVNNNNEILVSEIALWCLKDWDSKQWVLKHTASINTLMSMTGEMYRVVEIHPDCDTIFLAQCGGDTLMSYDMWHQKVGCIINLERNSAHKFLPYVPLFSEPLADAEG; this is encoded by the coding sequence ATGGAGGAGGCGGAGAAAGGGGAGATCTTGGAGTGGAACGCCAAGCCAAGCTCCATGGAGGAGGCGGAGATCTTCGAGAGGAACACCAAGCCGAGGTTGGACGACCATCCGCAGGCGACGACGGCGGGGGCGACCAGCCTGTTCAATGTCGACCTCATCCTGGAGATCCTCTCCTGCCTCCCAGCCAGATCCGTCCACCGTTTCAAGTGCGTCTCAGTGCTCTGGCGCGACCTCATCGCCGACCCCGCCAACCACAAGAAGCTGCCCCAGACCCTTGCTGGCTTCCTCTACACGTCCTTCTGCAGCAACGGGTATCGCCACCACTTTGCCGGTTTCTCCGGCGGCACAGCCTCCTTTGACCCTTCCCTCCCTTACCTGTATCCTAACAAGGATGAGGGCATCACCCAGGTGGATGCTTGCAATGGCCTCCTTCTCTACCGCCGTTACAACAGCAGCAGGCATGATTACCATTTTGTTGTGTGCAATCCCGCCACCGGGAGGTGGGTGGAGGTGCCACCTCAACCTCAAAAGCCGGAGCCAATGAACAGACTTAACCATACTGCAGGCCTAGCTTTCGATCCAGCAGTCTCGTCCCATTTCTATGTTCTTTGTTTCGAGCGGACCTTTCCGAAAACTTTGATCGCAGGAGTGAACATCTACTCGTCTCGCACAGGAGCCTGGATTCATAGAGACAGTGGGATAGTTGAGAAAGCTACCCTGTTCAGGAGTAAATGTGTCTTTGTTGGTGGTATGCTGTACATCATGGGTAACGTGGTGGACACCAACGGTGAGTATGTGCTGGTGGGGGTGGACATGGAGGGGAAAGTGTGGAAGACTATCTGTGTGCCGTACGGTTCAAAATTTGGTACTATTGGATTGTCGCAGGGGTGCTTACACTATGCTATAGCTTCTGTCAATAATAACAATGAAATCCTAGTTTCTGAGATAGCACTCTGGTGCCTCAAGGATTGGGACAGTAAACAATGGGTCCTGAAGCATACTGCCAGCATCAATACGCTTATGAGCATGACTGGGGAGATGTACAGGGTGGTTGAGATTCATCCAGATTGCGACACAATTTTCCTGGCTCAGTGTGGAGGTGATACCTTGATGTCATATGACATGTGGCATCAGAAAGTTGGCTGTATCATTAATCTTGAGAGAAACAGTGCGCACAAATTTCTACCCTATGTTCCTCTGTTCTCAGAGCCATTAGCAGATGCTGAGGGGTAG